The Balneolaceae bacterium genomic interval TTTTTTGTCTTTCGTCCATAATTAAACTCTCTGTTTATGTTACTATTCCAAAATATCTCGATATTCCGCTCAATATAAATTGAACAGCTATTGCCAGTGCAATGAAACCCATCAGGCGTGTCATAATATTCAGTCCAGTCGGGCCAATATATTTTGCCGAAATAGGTGCTAACCGCAGGATGCCATAGGTAATCAAAACAACCAGGGCAATGGAACCACCATTAATCAGGTAATCGGTAACTCCCTCAGCCTGGGTTGCAAATCCAATGACAACTGCAATACTACCGGGGCCCGAGAGCAGAGGCAGTGCAAGCGGACTAAATGAAACGTCTTCTTTTTCCATAGCTGCCACCTGGTCTTCTTCGGTTAGTTTCCTCCCTCCTGATTCGGGATTCAGCATTGCGTATGCTGCTCTCATTATTATCAAGCCCCCTGCAACACGAATTCCTGCCAGCGTTATTCCAAAAAAGCTGAGGACAAAGGTACCTATCAACAAAAAGGTGATGAGTACTCCGAACATGTAAAAACTGGCCCTTTTGGCTGTTTGAATTCGTTCCTGATCGTTAAACCGATCCGTCAGCGACAAAAATACGGGCATGGCCGCAAATGGATTTACAACAGAAAAAAGAGACGTAAAGCTTGCAAATAATAACCCGCCAATTCCAAGCAACGTAGATGTGTGTTCTGGTATATTCTCTGCGATTCCTTCTAACATACTTTAAAGATAGAGATGATTATATCAATTTTGAATATCGATTTTTAGAAAATAGATAGGAACCTGAGTTTTCTTATTTTTACCAAAAACATGAAACCATCTTTATGAGCAACGAATTAATTCTACAGGAAGTCGAAACGATTGTAAACGGACCAGAAAACAGAGAGGAAAAACTTCAATCCATCTGCGAACTCTTGGATCAGGAGATTGACGTATTCGACTGGACCGGATTTTATCTTGCTTCTGATGAGGAGGAGCGGATGCTAATTCTCGGTCCCTATGTTGGAGAGGAGACGGATCACACAAAAATTCCCTTTGGTAAAGGAATTTGCGGGCAAGCTGCCGAAACTCTCGATACATTTGTAGTTCAGGATGTAAACCAGGCCGATAATTACCTGGCTTGCA includes:
- a CDS encoding MarC family NAAT transporter — translated: MLEGIAENIPEHTSTLLGIGGLLFASFTSLFSVVNPFAAMPVFLSLTDRFNDQERIQTAKRASFYMFGVLITFLLIGTFVLSFFGITLAGIRVAGGLIIMRAAYAMLNPESGGRKLTEEDQVAAMEKEDVSFSPLALPLLSGPGSIAVVIGFATQAEGVTDYLINGGSIALVVLITYGILRLAPISAKYIGPTGLNIMTRLMGFIALAIAVQFILSGISRYFGIVT
- a CDS encoding GAF domain-containing protein yields the protein MSNELILQEVETIVNGPENREEKLQSICELLDQEIDVFDWTGFYLASDEEERMLILGPYVGEETDHTKIPFGKGICGQAAETLDTFVVQDVNQADNYLACSIHVQSEIVVPIMKGDKFVGELDIDSHTKGAITPDLRQLCENICKKLSSIF